In Pseudoduganella albidiflava, a single window of DNA contains:
- a CDS encoding acyl-CoA-binding protein, producing MSLQQQFDQAVADSKTLPERPDNMTLLKMYALYKQGSSGDATGERPGMTDFVNRAKYDAWAALQGTPQEDAQQQYIDLIADLKA from the coding sequence ATGAGCCTGCAACAACAGTTCGACCAGGCAGTCGCCGATTCGAAGACCCTGCCGGAACGCCCGGACAACATGACGCTGCTGAAGATGTACGCGCTGTACAAGCAGGGCTCGTCCGGCGACGCCACCGGCGAGCGCCCCGGCATGACCGATTTCGTCAACCGTGCCAAGTACGACGCCTGGGCCGCCCTGCAAGGCACGCCGCAGGAAGACGCGCAGCAGCAGTACATCGACCTGATCGCCGACCTGAAGGCCTGA
- a CDS encoding NAD(P)/FAD-dependent oxidoreductase — MNIVSTPPGGFHETDAVIIGAGPVGLFQVFELGLLEIKAHVIDSLAAVGGQCVELYPDKPIYDIPAIPSCTGQELTDGLLKQIEPFGATFHLGQEVTVVHKREDGRFDVETSLGTKFITKTIFIAAGVGSFQPRTMKTEGLEAFEGSQVFYRVKDPSQFEGKNLVICGGGDSALDWALNFVGKAESVVLLHRREDFRAAPASVAKMKQLCEDYEMQLIIGQVSGIEQKDGKLSELRVTGADGVTRRVPLDMLLVFYGLSPKLGPIAEWGLDIERKQLKVTSTEKFETNVPGIFAVGDINTYPGKKKLILSGFHEAALAAFGAAPYIFPDKKIHMQYTTTSPKLHKVLGVESPVFD; from the coding sequence ATGAATATCGTCAGCACCCCTCCAGGTGGCTTCCATGAAACGGATGCCGTCATCATCGGCGCCGGTCCCGTCGGCCTGTTCCAGGTCTTCGAACTGGGCCTGCTGGAAATCAAGGCCCACGTGATCGACTCGCTGGCCGCCGTCGGTGGCCAGTGCGTGGAACTGTATCCGGACAAGCCGATCTACGATATTCCCGCGATTCCTTCCTGCACCGGCCAGGAATTGACCGATGGCTTGCTCAAGCAGATCGAGCCGTTCGGCGCCACCTTCCACCTGGGCCAGGAAGTCACCGTCGTGCACAAGCGTGAAGACGGCCGCTTCGACGTCGAAACCAGCCTGGGCACCAAGTTCATCACCAAGACCATCTTCATCGCCGCCGGCGTCGGTTCGTTCCAGCCGCGCACGATGAAGACCGAAGGCCTCGAAGCGTTCGAAGGTTCGCAGGTGTTCTACCGCGTCAAGGATCCGTCGCAATTCGAAGGCAAGAACCTGGTCATCTGCGGCGGCGGAGACTCCGCGCTGGACTGGGCGCTGAACTTCGTCGGCAAGGCCGAGTCCGTGGTGCTGCTGCACCGCCGCGAGGATTTCCGCGCCGCGCCCGCTTCCGTGGCAAAGATGAAGCAGCTGTGCGAAGACTATGAAATGCAGCTGATCATCGGCCAGGTGTCCGGCATCGAGCAAAAGGACGGCAAGCTGTCCGAACTGCGCGTCACGGGCGCCGACGGCGTGACCCGCCGCGTGCCGCTGGACATGCTGCTGGTGTTCTACGGCCTGTCGCCAAAGCTGGGCCCGATCGCCGAGTGGGGCCTGGACATCGAGCGCAAGCAGCTGAAGGTGACTTCCACGGAGAAATTCGAAACGAACGTGCCGGGCATTTTCGCCGTGGGCGACATCAACACGTATCCGGGCAAGAAGAAACTGATCCTGTCGGGCTTCCACGAAGCCGCGCTGGCCGCCTTCGGCGCCGCGCCGTATATCTTCCCGGACAAGAAAATCCACATGCAGTACACCACGACGTCGCCAAAACTCCACAAAGTGCTGGGTGTCGAATCGCCAGTCTTCGACTGA
- the rsxB gene encoding electron transport complex subunit RsxB has protein sequence MTQPTSLADRIEDVLPQTQCTKCGYAGCRPYAEAIAAGEARINQCPPGGAEGVVRLSAVTGLPVIPLNLENGLERPRAVAFIDEALCIGCTLCIQACPVDAIMGAAKQMHTIIPELCTGCDLCVKPCPVDCIVMYPVTEATGWDAWSQSAADAARDRHDFRIARLKREREENDARLAAKAQAKMAAVDNLAPENAAELAEKERKRAIIAAAMERARLKAEAARAAAAQENKPEQ, from the coding sequence GTGACCCAACCGACTTCCCTTGCCGACCGTATCGAAGACGTCTTGCCGCAGACGCAGTGCACGAAATGCGGCTATGCCGGCTGCCGGCCGTACGCGGAAGCGATCGCGGCGGGCGAGGCGCGCATCAACCAGTGCCCGCCGGGCGGCGCCGAAGGCGTCGTGCGGCTGTCGGCCGTTACCGGGCTTCCCGTCATCCCGCTCAATCTCGAGAACGGGCTGGAACGGCCGCGTGCCGTCGCCTTCATCGACGAAGCCCTGTGCATCGGCTGCACGCTGTGCATCCAGGCATGCCCGGTCGACGCGATCATGGGCGCGGCCAAGCAGATGCACACGATCATCCCCGAACTGTGCACGGGTTGCGACCTGTGCGTGAAGCCGTGCCCGGTCGACTGCATCGTGATGTACCCGGTGACCGAGGCCACCGGCTGGGATGCCTGGTCGCAGTCCGCCGCGGACGCCGCGCGCGACCGCCACGATTTCCGCATCGCCCGCCTGAAGCGCGAGCGCGAGGAAAACGATGCGCGGCTGGCTGCCAAGGCCCAGGCCAAGATGGCGGCGGTCGACAACCTGGCCCCAGAAAACGCCGCCGAACTGGCCGAGAAAGAGCGCAAGCGGGCCATCATCGCCGCCGCGATGGAACGCGCCCGCCTGAAGGCCGAAGCGGCCAGGGCCGCCGCGGCGCAGGAAAACAAACCGGAACAATGA
- a CDS encoding putative Na+/H+ antiporter, whose protein sequence is MTPSIIESAGAVLFAVAILHTFSAQVFERLAQRFPAHAGIWHLLGEVEVVFGFWAMVLVAFIAITGGTGDAVAYVDSRNFTEPMFVFVIMVIAATRPILQTMKSAVALLARAIPLPDGVVTCFIVLAGVPLLGSFITEPAAMTLAALILSERIFASGISERLKYATLGVLFVNVSIGGTLTPYAAPPVLMVAAKWGWDLPFMLSHIGWKAALAVVVNAAGVTALFARELAALRPAATAGKDTAVPLPLVLAHLAFLAGVVLFAHHPAVFMGLFLFFLGVAHSYERFQDRLILREGLLVAFFLAGLVVLGGQQQWWLQPVLMSMSSDAVFYGATALTAVTDNAALTYLGSLVEGLSDEFKYALVTGAVAGGGLTVIANAPNPAGMSILKGHFALETVSALHLLLAALPPTAVAIAAFRLL, encoded by the coding sequence ATGACGCCCAGCATCATCGAAAGTGCCGGCGCGGTACTGTTTGCCGTCGCCATCCTGCATACCTTTTCCGCCCAGGTGTTCGAGCGCCTCGCGCAACGCTTTCCCGCGCATGCCGGCATCTGGCACCTGCTGGGCGAGGTCGAGGTGGTGTTCGGCTTCTGGGCCATGGTGCTGGTGGCGTTCATCGCCATCACGGGCGGCACGGGCGACGCGGTAGCCTACGTGGACAGCCGCAACTTCACCGAGCCCATGTTCGTGTTCGTGATCATGGTGATCGCCGCCACGCGGCCGATCCTGCAAACGATGAAATCGGCCGTGGCATTGCTGGCCCGCGCCATACCGCTGCCGGATGGCGTGGTGACCTGTTTCATCGTGCTGGCCGGCGTGCCGCTGCTGGGCTCGTTCATCACGGAACCGGCCGCGATGACGCTGGCCGCGCTCATCCTCTCCGAGCGCATCTTCGCCAGCGGCATCTCGGAACGGCTGAAGTACGCCACGCTGGGCGTCCTGTTCGTCAACGTGTCGATCGGCGGCACGCTGACCCCGTATGCCGCGCCGCCGGTGCTGATGGTGGCCGCCAAGTGGGGCTGGGACTTGCCGTTCATGCTGTCGCACATCGGCTGGAAGGCGGCGCTGGCGGTGGTTGTCAACGCGGCCGGCGTCACGGCGCTGTTCGCCCGCGAACTGGCCGCGCTGCGCCCCGCCGCCACGGCCGGGAAGGATACCGCCGTGCCGCTGCCACTCGTGCTGGCGCACCTGGCATTCCTGGCCGGCGTGGTGCTGTTCGCGCACCATCCGGCCGTGTTCATGGGCCTGTTCCTGTTCTTCCTGGGCGTGGCACATTCCTACGAGCGCTTCCAGGACCGGCTGATCCTGCGCGAGGGCTTGCTGGTGGCATTCTTCCTGGCCGGCCTGGTGGTGCTGGGCGGACAGCAGCAGTGGTGGCTGCAGCCGGTGCTGATGAGCATGAGCAGCGATGCCGTGTTCTATGGCGCGACGGCGCTGACAGCGGTCACCGACAATGCCGCGCTGACTTACCTGGGTTCGCTGGTGGAAGGCTTGAGCGACGAATTCAAGTACGCGCTGGTGACGGGCGCGGTGGCGGGTGGCGGCCTGACCGTGATCGCCAATGCGCCGAACCCGGCCGGCATGTCGATCCTGAAAGGGCACTTCGCGCTGGAGACGGTATCGGCGCTGCACCTGCTGCTGGCCGCGCTGCCGCCGACGGCGGTGGCGATCGCCGCCTTCCGTTTGCTGTAG
- a CDS encoding protealysin inhibitor emfourin — protein sequence MKISATSSGGFAGITRQHEVDTATSPAGQALEAELASRAFFANPRGAAEEPVGADIPRWTITVDADGERHSVSFAEDGNPANARWRELLDRILAA from the coding sequence ATGAAAATCAGCGCTACCAGCAGCGGCGGCTTCGCCGGCATCACCCGCCAGCATGAAGTCGATACGGCCACCAGTCCGGCCGGCCAGGCACTGGAAGCCGAGCTGGCTTCCCGCGCTTTCTTCGCCAACCCGCGCGGCGCGGCCGAGGAACCGGTCGGCGCCGACATTCCCCGCTGGACCATCACGGTCGATGCGGACGGCGAGCGCCACAGCGTGAGTTTCGCCGAGGATGGCAACCCGGCGAACGCGCGCTGGCGCGAATTACTGGACCGTATCCTGGCGGCCTGA
- a CDS encoding polyhydroxyalkanoate depolymerase, with protein MLYQLHEMQRTFLNPLMQWAEASSKLFSNPVSPLAHTPFAQRIAAGYELLYRLGKDYEKPPFGIDTTTVDGKPVSIIEHAAVTKPFCRLLHFRKDTREALKQPTVLLVAPLSGHHSTLLRDTVRGLLPEHDVFITDWTDARMVPLSEGPFHLDDYIYYVQDFIRHLGPDVHVISVCQPTVPVLAAISLMASNNDPKLPKTMTMMGGPIDPRKSPTAVNNLATEKPFSWFENTVIYPVPPNYPGFGRKVYPGFLQHAGFIAMNPGRHAQSHREFYMQLVRGDDESAESHRKFYDEYNAVLDMPAEYYLDTIKTVFQEHRLPNGTWEVGGQLVRPQDIKNVALLTVEGELDDISGAGQTQAAHELCSGIPAGMQEDFVVPQAGHYGIFSGRRWRELVCPKITSFIRQHA; from the coding sequence ATGCTTTACCAACTCCATGAGATGCAACGGACCTTCCTGAACCCGCTGATGCAGTGGGCCGAAGCGTCCTCGAAACTGTTCAGCAACCCGGTGTCGCCACTGGCGCACACGCCGTTCGCGCAGCGTATCGCTGCCGGCTATGAACTGCTGTACCGCCTGGGCAAGGATTACGAAAAGCCGCCATTCGGCATCGATACCACCACCGTCGACGGCAAGCCTGTCTCGATCATCGAGCACGCCGCCGTCACCAAGCCATTCTGCCGCCTGCTGCACTTCCGCAAGGATACGCGGGAGGCACTGAAGCAGCCGACCGTACTGCTGGTCGCGCCGCTGTCCGGCCACCATTCCACGCTGCTGCGCGACACCGTGCGCGGCCTGCTGCCGGAACACGATGTGTTCATCACCGACTGGACCGACGCGCGCATGGTGCCGCTGAGCGAAGGCCCGTTCCACCTCGACGACTACATCTACTACGTGCAGGACTTCATCCGCCACCTGGGGCCGGACGTGCACGTGATTTCCGTGTGCCAGCCGACGGTGCCGGTACTGGCCGCGATCTCGCTGATGGCGTCCAACAACGATCCGAAGCTGCCGAAGACGATGACGATGATGGGCGGCCCGATCGACCCGCGCAAGTCGCCGACCGCCGTCAACAACCTGGCCACCGAGAAGCCGTTCTCGTGGTTCGAGAACACGGTGATCTATCCGGTGCCGCCGAACTATCCGGGCTTCGGCCGCAAGGTCTACCCGGGCTTCCTGCAGCATGCCGGCTTCATCGCGATGAACCCGGGCCGCCATGCGCAATCGCACCGCGAGTTCTACATGCAACTGGTGCGCGGCGACGATGAATCGGCGGAAAGCCACCGCAAGTTCTACGACGAATACAACGCCGTGCTCGACATGCCGGCCGAGTATTACCTCGACACCATCAAGACCGTGTTCCAGGAACACCGCCTGCCGAACGGCACGTGGGAAGTGGGTGGCCAGCTGGTGCGCCCGCAGGACATCAAGAACGTGGCGCTGCTGACCGTCGAAGGCGAGCTGGACGACATTTCCGGCGCCGGCCAGACGCAGGCTGCCCACGAACTGTGCAGCGGCATCCCGGCCGGCATGCAGGAAGACTTCGTGGTGCCGCAGGCCGGCCACTACGGCATCTTCTCCGGCCGCCGCTGGCGCGAACTGGTGTGCCCGAAGATCACCTCGTTCATCCGGCAGCACGCCTGA
- a CDS encoding HU family DNA-binding protein: MKKGELIAEFAKRTEMSGAAANDAVNTLIAIVTERLKKGDTVGITGFGTFSVAKRAARKGRNPATGEAIKIAASKTPKFSAGATLKAAVNPTKKK; encoded by the coding sequence ATGAAAAAAGGCGAACTGATTGCAGAATTTGCGAAGCGTACCGAAATGTCCGGTGCCGCCGCCAACGACGCAGTGAATACCCTGATTGCCATCGTTACCGAGCGCCTGAAAAAAGGCGATACGGTCGGCATCACCGGCTTCGGCACCTTCTCGGTTGCCAAGCGCGCTGCTCGCAAAGGCCGCAATCCTGCAACCGGCGAAGCGATCAAGATCGCCGCGTCGAAGACGCCGAAGTTCTCGGCCGGCGCCACGCTGAAGGCGGCTGTGAACCCGACCAAGAAAAAGTAA
- the proB gene encoding glutamate 5-kinase, which produces MNSRTTQSVVQKAGRIIVKVGSSLVTNDGRGLDQAAIARWAAQISALRALGKQVVLVSSGAIAEGMLRLGFEHRPTDVHELQACAAVGQMGLAQIYETSFRAHGIGTAQVLLTHADLADRERYLNARSTLTTLLSLGVVPIINENDTVVTDEIKFGDNDTLGALVANLIEADVLIILTDQRGLFSADPRKDPAAFLITNGIAGDAQLEAMAGGAGSSLGRGGMLTKILAAKRAAKSGAHTVIAFGREEGVLTRLASGEAIGTELQAQTGHLTARKQWMADHLHTLGQVVIDAGAVEKLSREGKSLLPIGVLEVRGEFGRGAVITCISEKGVPIARGITNYTSGEARRILRKPSAEIESILGFLEGRELIHRDNLVLL; this is translated from the coding sequence ATGAATTCGCGCACCACACAATCCGTCGTCCAGAAAGCCGGCCGCATCATCGTCAAGGTCGGTTCGTCGCTCGTCACCAACGATGGCCGTGGCCTCGACCAGGCCGCCATCGCCCGTTGGGCCGCGCAGATTTCCGCGCTGCGCGCGCTGGGCAAGCAGGTCGTGCTGGTCAGCTCCGGCGCGATCGCCGAAGGCATGCTGCGCCTGGGCTTCGAGCACCGCCCCACCGATGTCCACGAGTTGCAGGCCTGCGCCGCCGTGGGCCAGATGGGCCTCGCGCAAATCTATGAAACGAGCTTCCGCGCGCATGGCATCGGCACCGCGCAGGTGCTGCTGACACATGCCGACCTGGCCGACCGCGAACGCTACCTGAACGCGCGCTCCACGCTGACCACCCTGCTGTCGCTGGGCGTGGTGCCGATCATCAACGAGAACGACACGGTCGTCACCGACGAGATCAAGTTCGGCGACAACGACACGCTGGGCGCGCTGGTCGCCAACCTGATCGAGGCCGATGTGCTGATCATCCTGACCGACCAGCGCGGCCTGTTCTCGGCGGACCCGCGCAAGGACCCGGCAGCCTTCCTGATCACCAACGGCATCGCCGGCGATGCGCAGCTGGAAGCGATGGCCGGCGGCGCCGGGTCGAGCCTGGGCCGCGGCGGCATGCTGACCAAGATCCTCGCCGCGAAACGCGCCGCCAAGTCCGGCGCGCACACGGTGATCGCCTTCGGCCGCGAGGAAGGCGTGCTGACGCGCCTGGCTTCCGGCGAGGCGATCGGCACCGAACTGCAGGCGCAGACCGGCCACCTCACCGCGCGCAAGCAGTGGATGGCCGATCACCTGCACACGCTGGGCCAGGTCGTCATCGATGCCGGCGCCGTCGAGAAGCTGTCACGCGAAGGCAAGTCGCTGCTGCCGATCGGCGTGCTGGAAGTGCGCGGCGAATTCGGGCGCGGCGCCGTCATCACCTGCATCAGCGAAAAGGGTGTTCCCATCGCCCGCGGCATCACCAACTACACGAGCGGCGAAGCACGGCGCATCCTGCGCAAGCCGTCGGCGGAGATCGAGAGCATCCTCGGCTTCCTCGAAGGTCGGGAGCTGATTCATCGGGATAATCTGGTGCTGCTGTAG
- a CDS encoding IS3 family transposase (programmed frameshift) has translation MAKYSVQFKQEVVDRYRAGPLGCVRLGNEMGVDPSLVYLWVRLYDAHGVGGLEKKQHRHSAEGKLSILQHMWKHELSCFETAVIFNVRHTGSIGQWERCYHSGGIDALSPRPRQRPKKMPTSQPPAPQTPLDEEAKTLEELLKEVNYLRMENAYLKKPGCLGSGREAAACDSAQKAKVITELRQRFPLDGLLEVAGLARSTYYYQQQVAKLGDRDEALKNRVQGVFDGNHGRYGYRRVAAEIRKDGHKVNHKRVQRLMSELGLKSLVRPKKYRSYKGEVGEAADNLLDRDFEAAAMHEKWVTDVTEFNVAGKKLYLSPVMDLCNGEIIAFETNTRPVLSLVTNMVKKALRKLGKDDKPILHSDQGWHYRKPAYRKALEDKNVVQSMSRKGNCLDNAAMESFFAVLKTEYFHLQKFASIEELKKGLVKYIRYYNHKRIKLRLNGLSPVQYRTQLQVA, from the exons ATGGCGAAATACAGTGTGCAGTTCAAGCAAGAGGTGGTCGATCGATATCGGGCCGGCCCGTTAGGATGCGTTCGTCTGGGCAACGAGATGGGCGTGGATCCTAGCCTGGTCTATTTGTGGGTCAGGCTATACGACGCTCATGGCGTGGGGGGCCTGGAGAAGAAGCAACATAGGCACAGCGCTGAGGGCAAGCTGTCGATATTGCAGCACATGTGGAAACATGAGTTGTCATGTTTCGAGACGGCCGTGATTTTCAACGTGCGCCACACCGGCAGCATCGGCCAGTGGGAGCGCTGCTATCATAGCGGCGGTATAGATGCGCTCAGTCCCCGACCGCGCCAGAGACCGAAGAAAATGCCCACATCCCAGCCGCCCGCGCCGCAAACGCCTCTCGATGAAGAGGCCAAGACCCTTGAAGAGCTTCTCAAAGAAGTGAACTACTTGCGGATGGAGAACGCCTACCTAAAAAAGC CTGGATGCCTTGGTTCAGGAAGAGAAGCAGCAGCGTGCGATAGCGCGCAAAAAGCGAAAGTAATCACTGAACTGAGGCAGCGTTTCCCTTTGGATGGCTTGCTGGAAGTAGCAGGCCTGGCGCGCAGCACTTACTACTATCAGCAGCAAGTGGCCAAGCTAGGCGATCGTGACGAGGCCTTAAAAAATCGTGTTCAGGGCGTCTTCGACGGCAACCACGGGCGCTATGGCTATCGCCGTGTGGCCGCTGAGATCCGCAAGGACGGGCATAAGGTTAACCACAAACGTGTACAGCGTTTGATGAGCGAGCTCGGCTTGAAATCGCTGGTGCGGCCGAAGAAGTATCGTTCTTACAAAGGCGAAGTGGGCGAAGCTGCAGATAACCTCTTGGACCGCGATTTTGAAGCTGCGGCCATGCACGAGAAGTGGGTAACTGATGTCACGGAGTTCAATGTCGCTGGCAAAAAACTGTATCTCTCGCCGGTGATGGATCTGTGCAACGGCGAGATCATCGCCTTCGAGACGAACACCCGGCCAGTGCTGAGCTTGGTTACCAACATGGTTAAAAAAGCCCTGCGAAAGCTCGGCAAAGACGACAAGCCAATCCTTCACTCAGACCAGGGATGGCACTATCGGAAGCCCGCTTACCGGAAGGCGCTGGAGGATAAAAATGTCGTGCAGAGCATGTCTCGCAAAGGAAATTGCCTCGATAACGCTGCCATGGAGAGCTTCTTCGCCGTACTCAAGACTGAGTACTTCCATCTGCAGAAATTTGCCAGTATCGAGGAGCTGAAGAAAGGCCTGGTGAAGTACATCCGCTACTACAATCACAAGCGCATCAAGCTTAGGTTGAACGGGCTGAGTCCTGTGCAGTACAGAACTCAGCTCCAAGTAGCATAG
- a CDS encoding polyhydroxyalkanoic acid system family protein, giving the protein MINIIQPHNLAPDAARAAAQQVADKLARELDLSCQWQGDVLRFGKSGVEGTLTLLDKQAQMEIRLGFLYGAFAPAIQSKVAEKMRKVFAPE; this is encoded by the coding sequence ATGATCAACATCATCCAACCCCATAACCTCGCTCCCGACGCGGCGCGTGCCGCCGCCCAGCAAGTGGCCGACAAACTGGCGCGCGAACTGGACCTTTCCTGCCAATGGCAGGGCGACGTGCTGCGTTTCGGAAAAAGCGGCGTGGAAGGCACGCTGACGCTGCTGGACAAGCAGGCGCAGATGGAAATCAGGCTGGGATTCCTGTATGGCGCTTTCGCGCCGGCGATCCAGAGCAAGGTCGCCGAGAAGATGCGCAAGGTGTTCGCGCCGGAATGA
- the fdxA gene encoding ferredoxin FdxA, with protein sequence MTHVVTESCIACRYTDCVDVCPVDCFREGPNFLAIDPDECIDCAVCVAECPVNAIFAEEDVPSDQQQYIKLNADLSRNWPSITKTKAALPEAEQFKDVKEKLHLLAR encoded by the coding sequence ATGACCCACGTTGTCACCGAATCTTGCATCGCCTGCCGGTATACGGACTGCGTCGATGTTTGCCCGGTAGATTGTTTCCGCGAAGGCCCGAATTTCCTGGCAATTGACCCCGACGAATGCATCGACTGCGCCGTGTGCGTGGCGGAATGCCCGGTCAACGCCATTTTCGCGGAAGAAGATGTGCCGTCCGACCAGCAGCAATACATCAAGCTCAATGCGGACCTGTCCCGCAACTGGCCTTCGATCACGAAGACCAAGGCAGCCCTGCCGGAAGCCGAGCAGTTCAAGGACGTCAAGGAAAAACTCCACCTGCTGGCCCGCTAA
- the nth gene encoding endonuclease III produces the protein MNAAKRHEIFRRLREATPHPTTELEYTTPFELLIAVLLSAQATDVGVNKATRKLYPVANTPQAILDLGLDGLVPYIQTIGLFNTKAKNVMATCKILVEQHGGEVPRDREALEALPGVGRKTANVVLNTAFGEPTIAVDTHIFRVANRTNLAPGKTVDIVEQKLLKFVPKEFLQDAHHWLILHGRYTCVARKPQCWNCMIVDLCEYKPKTAAPAVV, from the coding sequence ATGAACGCAGCCAAACGCCACGAAATCTTTCGCCGCCTGCGCGAAGCCACCCCCCACCCCACCACCGAGCTCGAATACACGACCCCGTTCGAACTGCTGATCGCCGTGCTGCTGTCGGCGCAGGCGACGGACGTGGGCGTCAACAAGGCGACCCGCAAGCTGTACCCGGTGGCGAACACGCCGCAGGCGATCCTCGACCTGGGCCTCGACGGACTGGTGCCGTACATCCAGACCATCGGCCTGTTCAACACCAAGGCCAAGAACGTGATGGCCACCTGCAAGATCCTCGTCGAGCAGCATGGCGGCGAGGTGCCGCGCGACCGCGAGGCGCTGGAGGCGCTGCCCGGCGTGGGCCGCAAGACCGCCAACGTGGTGCTGAACACCGCGTTCGGCGAGCCGACGATCGCCGTCGACACGCACATCTTCCGGGTAGCGAACCGCACCAATCTCGCGCCGGGCAAGACAGTGGACATCGTCGAGCAGAAGCTGCTGAAGTTCGTGCCGAAGGAATTTTTGCAGGATGCCCACCACTGGCTGATCCTGCATGGCCGCTACACGTGCGTGGCGCGCAAGCCGCAGTGCTGGAATTGCATGATCGTGGATCTGTGCGAGTACAAGCCGAAGACGGCGGCACCGGCGGTGGTTTGA
- a CDS encoding substrate-binding periplasmic protein, translated as MSVRRALAHTAARMLAAVLASARSAAPGRMLHCVLGGAAAAVFTSAAAQTPQTIRFAAEEWPPFVSDALPDDGLSGAILRATLDRLGYTARIDYFPWKRAMDLGLNDSRYAGFLAVWRTPERERLCHFSSPVGNTLTVLAYLRDKPVRAAQLADLRGTRIGTVGGFANGEQFDALVRQGLLDVEEGVNDETNLRKLLARRYPAILIERRVLRHLLTTRFPAAERGRIALNERLFRERPVHVCFKRTQAGLVQQRAFNDAAKTVDFGQVEKDYWRRIGEVGVAGD; from the coding sequence ATGAGCGTGCGCCGAGCGCTGGCTCACACCGCGGCCCGGATGCTGGCCGCCGTGCTGGCCTCTGCACGGTCCGCCGCGCCGGGCCGCATGCTGCATTGCGTGCTCGGCGGCGCGGCTGCCGCCGTGTTCACTTCGGCCGCGGCGCAAACGCCCCAGACCATCCGCTTCGCCGCCGAGGAATGGCCGCCGTTCGTCAGCGATGCCTTGCCCGACGACGGCCTGTCCGGCGCGATCCTGCGCGCCACCCTCGACCGCCTCGGCTACACGGCCCGGATCGATTACTTCCCGTGGAAGCGCGCGATGGACCTGGGCTTGAACGACAGCCGCTATGCCGGCTTCCTTGCTGTCTGGCGCACGCCGGAACGGGAAAGGCTGTGCCATTTCTCCAGCCCGGTCGGCAATACCCTGACGGTGCTGGCCTACCTGAGGGACAAGCCCGTGCGCGCCGCCCAGTTGGCCGACCTGCGCGGCACGCGCATCGGCACCGTGGGCGGGTTTGCCAATGGCGAACAGTTCGATGCGCTGGTCCGCCAGGGCCTGCTCGACGTGGAAGAGGGCGTCAACGACGAGACCAATTTGCGCAAGCTGCTGGCGCGGCGCTATCCGGCCATCCTGATCGAGCGGCGCGTGCTGCGCCACCTGCTGACCACGCGCTTCCCCGCGGCAGAGCGGGGCCGCATCGCCCTCAACGAGCGCCTGTTCAGGGAGCGGCCGGTGCATGTGTGCTTCAAGCGCACGCAGGCGGGGCTGGTGCAGCAGCGGGCCTTCAACGACGCGGCGAAGACGGTCGATTTCGGCCAGGTGGAAAAGGACTACTGGCGCAGGATCGGCGAGGTGGGCGTGGCGGGGGACTGA